The genomic interval GTGAAAAGCCATATCTTTCCTTTTTAAGGATAGTAAAATTTTTTTTAAAACAAGAGACTAAAAAAATATCAGGTACGGATGTCCATCCAAGTGCTGTCATTGATTCTTCTGTTGTTCTACCCAAAAATATCAAAATGTCTTCTAATGTTGTTATAGAGCAAAGGGTAAAGTTAGATGACAGGATAGAGATTGAAGCCAATACTGTTGTAAAACGCGATTCACAGATTGGAGAAGGTTCTCATCTTTTCCCTAATGTTGCCATTTATGCAGAAACAGTGATTGGAAAAAATGTAAGAATCCACGCTGGTAGTATAATTGGCTCGGATGGTTTTGGCTATTTATGGGATGGAGCAAAACATCAGAAGATACCACAAATCGGTAGAGTAATAATTGAAGATGATGTAGAAATCGGAGCTAATGTTACTATTGATAGAGGAACATTGAGTGATACAATTATAAAAAAAGGAACTAAAATTGATAATTTAGTTCAAATTGCCCATAATGATATAATTGATAAAAATGTTATTCTTTGTGCTCAAGTGGGTATAGCAGGAAGTTCAGAGATAGGAGAAAATTCAGTCTTAGCAGGACAGGTCGGCATTGCAGATCATATTAAGATAGGAAAAAGAGTTAAAGTTGCAGCTCAATCTGGTGTATCAAAAAATATTGAAGATGATAAGATTATTTTTGGTTATCCCGCTGTTGATGTGAAATTACAGAAAAAAATCATACTTGCTATGAGGGAATTGCCAGAAATTCGGAAGTATTTTCACAAATTGATGAAAGAGGATAAGAATGTTTGAAAGCATAGAAAATCAACAAACTGTTAAAAATCCTACAAGCTATACTGGTATTGGATTGCATACAGGGAAAATATGCACAGTGACTTTCAAACCAGCACCTGCAAATACAGGTATTATTTTTCGTAGGGTAGATTTGCCAGGGAAGCCAGAAATTCCCGCTGACCTCAAACATGTAACCAGCCTTGAAAGAGGTACAAATATTGGTATAAAAGAAGTTAAGGTTTCTACAATTGAGCATGTTTTAGCTGCAATAAGGGGTTTAGAAATAGACAACATTATTGTTGAGGTTGATGGCGAAGAGCTTCCAGTTGCAGATGGCAGCGCTATTGAATTTGTCAAGGCACTTCGTAAGAGTAAGATAGTTGAGCAAGATGCTGAACGAAAATACCTTGCAATTACAAAGCCAATGTCTTTCTCAGTCCCTGAACATAATGTTGATGTCGTCGTTGTCCCATCAGAATCTTTAAAAATCACTTTTTTTATTGATTTTGACCATCCTAATTTTAAACCTCAATACACTTCTATGGTTTCGTTAAGAGATGAATTTGAGGAAGGATTTGCATCAGCCAGGACATTCTGCTTTGTAAAGGATATAAAATCGCTCAGAGCAGCAGGATTAATAAAAGGTGGCAGTTTAGATAATGCTGTTGTAATTGGAGAAGATGATATGTCTGACCCTGAATTTCAAGAATTAAAAGAACTTTTTGGTTTTAAAGGTAAGTTGAAATTGAATGAAGATAAGATACTTAATTCCAAACCATTGCGTTATTATAATGAGTTCGTCAGGCATAAAGTCGTAGATTTAATAGGAGATCTCGCATTGCTTGGCATCCCTCTAAAAGGGCATATTCTTGCTGCTCGCTCTGGACATAAAACTAATATTGAATTAATAAAGAAGATTCGTAAATTATATGAAAATGAGATTCTTAAAGCTAAATACCAGAAAAAACTTGTAAAAGGTGTAGTTTT from Candidatus Cloacimonadota bacterium carries:
- a CDS encoding bifunctional UDP-3-O-[3-hydroxymyristoyl] N-acetylglucosamine deacetylase/3-hydroxyacyl-ACP dehydratase translates to MFESIENQQTVKNPTSYTGIGLHTGKICTVTFKPAPANTGIIFRRVDLPGKPEIPADLKHVTSLERGTNIGIKEVKVSTIEHVLAAIRGLEIDNIIVEVDGEELPVADGSAIEFVKALRKSKIVEQDAERKYLAITKPMSFSVPEHNVDVVVVPSESLKITFFIDFDHPNFKPQYTSMVSLRDEFEEGFASARTFCFVKDIKSLRAAGLIKGGSLDNAVVIGEDDMSDPEFQELKELFGFKGKLKLNEDKILNSKPLRYYNEFVRHKVVDLIGDLALLGIPLKGHILAARSGHKTNIELIKKIRKLYENEILKAKYQKKLVKGVVFDNEAIKRILPHRYPFLLVDKITGFVAGENIVGVKNVSTNEPFFQGHFPGHPVMPGVLIIEAMAQTGGILILNECENPQDYVAYFVSIDKVKFRKPVVPGDRLEFKMRLVKSKVGMTIMEGKAYVDNELVCEGVFKAKVVKK
- the lpxD gene encoding UDP-3-O-(3-hydroxymyristoyl)glucosamine N-acyltransferase, which codes for MKVFKNSITLAQAKRIAQGELILVKGSVLNSVASLKDADASSVAFFQDEKYLSSFIKSEAGLIIIHKDEDLSKIPSRNYILCEKPYLSFLRIVKFFLKQETKKISGTDVHPSAVIDSSVVLPKNIKMSSNVVIEQRVKLDDRIEIEANTVVKRDSQIGEGSHLFPNVAIYAETVIGKNVRIHAGSIIGSDGFGYLWDGAKHQKIPQIGRVIIEDDVEIGANVTIDRGTLSDTIIKKGTKIDNLVQIAHNDIIDKNVILCAQVGIAGSSEIGENSVLAGQVGIADHIKIGKRVKVAAQSGVSKNIEDDKIIFGYPAVDVKLQKKIILAMRELPEIRKYFHKLMKEDKNV